Proteins from a single region of Candidatus Rubrimentiphilum sp.:
- a CDS encoding PaaI family thioesterase — protein sequence MSSIDPESVRRRWDKERSHFVELLDLKLESVDKGRAVMRMPYRPQISNGTGAVHGGAIVSLCDTVFYVALASIYGRDQDTTTVSLQCNFLAPAVGPHDLVAEATVLRAGRRICYGEVTVRSGEKVVAHSTLNYLNTYPDEKPKKK from the coding sequence TTGAGTTCGATCGACCCGGAGTCGGTGCGCCGCCGCTGGGACAAAGAGCGTTCGCATTTTGTCGAACTGTTGGATCTGAAGCTCGAGAGCGTCGACAAGGGGCGCGCCGTCATGCGCATGCCCTACCGGCCGCAGATTTCGAACGGGACCGGCGCCGTACACGGCGGAGCGATCGTCAGCCTGTGCGACACGGTTTTTTACGTCGCGCTCGCCTCGATCTACGGCCGCGATCAGGACACGACTACGGTCTCGCTCCAATGCAACTTCCTGGCGCCCGCGGTGGGTCCGCACGATCTGGTCGCGGAGGCAACGGTGCTGCGGGCCGGGCGCCGGATCTGCTACGGCGAAGTGACCGTGCGCAGCGGCGAGAAAGTGGTCGCCCACTCGACGCTGAACTACCTCAACACCTACCCGGACGAAAAACCAAAGAAAAAATGA